A single region of the Sciurus carolinensis chromosome 16, mSciCar1.2, whole genome shotgun sequence genome encodes:
- the Nqo1 gene encoding NAD(P)H dehydrogenase [quinone] 1 isoform X4 has translation MVVRRALIVLAHSERTSFNYAMKEAAVEVLKRNGWEVAESDLYAMNFNPIISRKDITGKLKDPKNFQYTVESSLAYKEGCLSPDIVAEQKKLEAADLVIFQFPLQWCGVPAIMKGWFERVFLGEFAYTYATMYDNGPFRNKKAILSITTGSSGSMYSLQGIHGDMNVILWPIQSGILHFCGFQVLEPQLTYSIGYLPPEARTQVLEGWKKRLEKVWDETPLYFAPSNLFDLGFQKGFLLKKEVQEEQKNKKFGLSVGHHLGKSIPTDNQIKARK, from the exons ATGGTCG TCAGAAGAGCACTGATCGTTCTGGCTCACTCTGAGAGGACATCCTTCAACTATGCCATGAAAGAGGCTGCCGTGGAGGTTCTGAAGAGGAACGGATGGGAGGTGGCCGAGTCCGACCTCTATGCCATGAACTTCAATCCCATCATTTCCAGAAAGGACATCACAG GTAAACTGAAGGACCCTAAGAATTTCCAGTACACTGTCGAGTCTTCTCTAGCCTATAAAGAGGGCTGCCTGAGCCCAGATATTGTGGCTGAACAAAAGAAGCTGGAAGCTGCTGACCTGGTGATATTTCAG TTCCCCTTGCAGTGGTGTGGAGTCCCTGCCATAATGAAAGGCTGGTTTGAGCGAGTGTTCCTAGGAGAGTTTGCCTACACGTATGCTACCATGTATGACAACGGTCCTTTCCGG aATAAGAAGGCCATCCTTTCCATCACCACTGGTAGCAGTGGCTCCATGTACTCCCTTCAGGGTATCCACGGGGACATGAACGTCATTCTCTGGCCAATTCAG AGCGGCATTCTGCATTTTTGTGGTTTCCAAGTCTTAGAACCACAACTGACATACAGCATTGGGTACCTTCCACCAGAGGCCCGAACTCAGGTCCTGGAAGGATGGAAGAAACGCCTGGAGAAGGTTTGGGATGAGACACCACTGTATTTTGCTCCAAGCAACCTCTTTGATCTAGGCTTCCAGAAAGGATTCTTACTGAAAAAAGAGGTACAAGAGGagcagaaaaacaagaaatttggCCTTTCTGTGGGCCATCACCTGGGCAAGTCCATTCCAACTGACAACCAGATCAAAGCCAGAAAATAA
- the Nqo1 gene encoding NAD(P)H dehydrogenase [quinone] 1 isoform X3 — MDSTWIYLESISSSGEVLHLFAISFSESSTPVRTHEFTESHLGKIGFLRLVILPAKGSFRRALIVLAHSERTSFNYAMKEAAVEVLKRNGWEVAESDLYAMNFNPIISRKDITGKLKDPKNFQYTVESSLAYKEGCLSPDIVAEQKKLEAADLVIFQNKKAILSITTGSSGSMYSLQGIHGDMNVILWPIQSGILHFCGFQVLEPQLTYSIGYLPPEARTQVLEGWKKRLEKVWDETPLYFAPSNLFDLGFQKGFLLKKEVQEEQKNKKFGLSVGHHLGKSIPTDNQIKARK; from the exons ATGGACAGCACTTGGATTTATTTAGAAAGCATTTCCTCAAGCGGGGAAGTACTCCACCTTTTTgccatttctttctctgaatctAGCACTCCTGTAAGAACTCATGAATTCACTGAATCTCACCTTGGTAAAA TAGGTTTTCTTCGATTGGTTATTCTTCCTGCAAAAGGATCAT TCAGAAGAGCACTGATCGTTCTGGCTCACTCTGAGAGGACATCCTTCAACTATGCCATGAAAGAGGCTGCCGTGGAGGTTCTGAAGAGGAACGGATGGGAGGTGGCCGAGTCCGACCTCTATGCCATGAACTTCAATCCCATCATTTCCAGAAAGGACATCACAG GTAAACTGAAGGACCCTAAGAATTTCCAGTACACTGTCGAGTCTTCTCTAGCCTATAAAGAGGGCTGCCTGAGCCCAGATATTGTGGCTGAACAAAAGAAGCTGGAAGCTGCTGACCTGGTGATATTTCAG aATAAGAAGGCCATCCTTTCCATCACCACTGGTAGCAGTGGCTCCATGTACTCCCTTCAGGGTATCCACGGGGACATGAACGTCATTCTCTGGCCAATTCAG AGCGGCATTCTGCATTTTTGTGGTTTCCAAGTCTTAGAACCACAACTGACATACAGCATTGGGTACCTTCCACCAGAGGCCCGAACTCAGGTCCTGGAAGGATGGAAGAAACGCCTGGAGAAGGTTTGGGATGAGACACCACTGTATTTTGCTCCAAGCAACCTCTTTGATCTAGGCTTCCAGAAAGGATTCTTACTGAAAAAAGAGGTACAAGAGGagcagaaaaacaagaaatttggCCTTTCTGTGGGCCATCACCTGGGCAAGTCCATTCCAACTGACAACCAGATCAAAGCCAGAAAATAA
- the Nqo1 gene encoding NAD(P)H dehydrogenase [quinone] 1 isoform X1 — MDSTWIYLESISSSGEVLHLFAISFSESSTPVRTHEFTESHLGKIGFLRLVILPAKGSFRRALIVLAHSERTSFNYAMKEAAVEVLKRNGWEVAESDLYAMNFNPIISRKDITGKLKDPKNFQYTVESSLAYKEGCLSPDIVAEQKKLEAADLVIFQFPLQWCGVPAIMKGWFERVFLGEFAYTYATMYDNGPFRNKKAILSITTGSSGSMYSLQGIHGDMNVILWPIQSGILHFCGFQVLEPQLTYSIGYLPPEARTQVLEGWKKRLEKVWDETPLYFAPSNLFDLGFQKGFLLKKEVQEEQKNKKFGLSVGHHLGKSIPTDNQIKARK, encoded by the exons ATGGACAGCACTTGGATTTATTTAGAAAGCATTTCCTCAAGCGGGGAAGTACTCCACCTTTTTgccatttctttctctgaatctAGCACTCCTGTAAGAACTCATGAATTCACTGAATCTCACCTTGGTAAAA TAGGTTTTCTTCGATTGGTTATTCTTCCTGCAAAAGGATCAT TCAGAAGAGCACTGATCGTTCTGGCTCACTCTGAGAGGACATCCTTCAACTATGCCATGAAAGAGGCTGCCGTGGAGGTTCTGAAGAGGAACGGATGGGAGGTGGCCGAGTCCGACCTCTATGCCATGAACTTCAATCCCATCATTTCCAGAAAGGACATCACAG GTAAACTGAAGGACCCTAAGAATTTCCAGTACACTGTCGAGTCTTCTCTAGCCTATAAAGAGGGCTGCCTGAGCCCAGATATTGTGGCTGAACAAAAGAAGCTGGAAGCTGCTGACCTGGTGATATTTCAG TTCCCCTTGCAGTGGTGTGGAGTCCCTGCCATAATGAAAGGCTGGTTTGAGCGAGTGTTCCTAGGAGAGTTTGCCTACACGTATGCTACCATGTATGACAACGGTCCTTTCCGG aATAAGAAGGCCATCCTTTCCATCACCACTGGTAGCAGTGGCTCCATGTACTCCCTTCAGGGTATCCACGGGGACATGAACGTCATTCTCTGGCCAATTCAG AGCGGCATTCTGCATTTTTGTGGTTTCCAAGTCTTAGAACCACAACTGACATACAGCATTGGGTACCTTCCACCAGAGGCCCGAACTCAGGTCCTGGAAGGATGGAAGAAACGCCTGGAGAAGGTTTGGGATGAGACACCACTGTATTTTGCTCCAAGCAACCTCTTTGATCTAGGCTTCCAGAAAGGATTCTTACTGAAAAAAGAGGTACAAGAGGagcagaaaaacaagaaatttggCCTTTCTGTGGGCCATCACCTGGGCAAGTCCATTCCAACTGACAACCAGATCAAAGCCAGAAAATAA
- the Nqo1 gene encoding NAD(P)H dehydrogenase [quinone] 1 isoform X2 encodes MDSTWIYLESISSSGEVLHLFAISFSESSTPVRTHEFTESHLGKIRRALIVLAHSERTSFNYAMKEAAVEVLKRNGWEVAESDLYAMNFNPIISRKDITGKLKDPKNFQYTVESSLAYKEGCLSPDIVAEQKKLEAADLVIFQFPLQWCGVPAIMKGWFERVFLGEFAYTYATMYDNGPFRNKKAILSITTGSSGSMYSLQGIHGDMNVILWPIQSGILHFCGFQVLEPQLTYSIGYLPPEARTQVLEGWKKRLEKVWDETPLYFAPSNLFDLGFQKGFLLKKEVQEEQKNKKFGLSVGHHLGKSIPTDNQIKARK; translated from the exons ATGGACAGCACTTGGATTTATTTAGAAAGCATTTCCTCAAGCGGGGAAGTACTCCACCTTTTTgccatttctttctctgaatctAGCACTCCTGTAAGAACTCATGAATTCACTGAATCTCACCTTGGTAAAA TCAGAAGAGCACTGATCGTTCTGGCTCACTCTGAGAGGACATCCTTCAACTATGCCATGAAAGAGGCTGCCGTGGAGGTTCTGAAGAGGAACGGATGGGAGGTGGCCGAGTCCGACCTCTATGCCATGAACTTCAATCCCATCATTTCCAGAAAGGACATCACAG GTAAACTGAAGGACCCTAAGAATTTCCAGTACACTGTCGAGTCTTCTCTAGCCTATAAAGAGGGCTGCCTGAGCCCAGATATTGTGGCTGAACAAAAGAAGCTGGAAGCTGCTGACCTGGTGATATTTCAG TTCCCCTTGCAGTGGTGTGGAGTCCCTGCCATAATGAAAGGCTGGTTTGAGCGAGTGTTCCTAGGAGAGTTTGCCTACACGTATGCTACCATGTATGACAACGGTCCTTTCCGG aATAAGAAGGCCATCCTTTCCATCACCACTGGTAGCAGTGGCTCCATGTACTCCCTTCAGGGTATCCACGGGGACATGAACGTCATTCTCTGGCCAATTCAG AGCGGCATTCTGCATTTTTGTGGTTTCCAAGTCTTAGAACCACAACTGACATACAGCATTGGGTACCTTCCACCAGAGGCCCGAACTCAGGTCCTGGAAGGATGGAAGAAACGCCTGGAGAAGGTTTGGGATGAGACACCACTGTATTTTGCTCCAAGCAACCTCTTTGATCTAGGCTTCCAGAAAGGATTCTTACTGAAAAAAGAGGTACAAGAGGagcagaaaaacaagaaatttggCCTTTCTGTGGGCCATCACCTGGGCAAGTCCATTCCAACTGACAACCAGATCAAAGCCAGAAAATAA